The nucleotide window CAACACCTGGCCGAGTTTCCGGCACGCCTTCACCTGGTCTCCCGCCGGCGCCCCCAGAATGTCCAGGCCCTCCCCCACCCGCTTCAACCCCAGCGACTTTGCCAGCCGGTCCAGAATTGCCGACACCCCCCCGCCTCCCCCGTGCGTCGAGAACGCCACGTACAGCTTCCCCTTGAAGGCCGCGTTCTGGAACGCCAGGTCGAAAAAATGCTTCACCAGCCCCGACGGGTAGGAATAGTAGTTCGGCGACCCGACGGCAATCCCGTCCGCCTTCTCCAACGCCTCCATCTCCAGCGACGCCGCGTCCATCACGCGCGCCGTCGCCCCCGGCACCAGGTGCACGCCCGCCGCCACGTGCTCCGCCATCGCACGCGTGTTCCCGCTCAGACTGCTGTAGAGCACCACCACCTTCACGCCCTGCCTCGACGCGCGCTTCTCAGACATGCCTCGCTCCTTACCTTCCACGTGAAAACCGGCCGCGATTATACGCCCCCCGGTCGCCCGGTCAACCGCGCAAAAAAGCGGGCTGCCGCCGCATTTCAGCCGGCAGCAGCCCTCATGCTGGGATGGGATACCGTTACCTATCGGCCCGCCGTTCTCAAGGTCTTCAGCAAAAACGCCCGCGGCGCCCTCACAAAGAACCTTCCGCGGCATCGGCCGGCTGCAACAGCCCAGCCAAAAGCAAAAAAAGGCTTCCCCAGGCCCTCAGCCCAGCGACCGACGACGGAACAAGAGCGCCCCCAAACCGATCGCAAACACCACGTACGCCAGCGCGTACAGCCCTGACCAGCCCACGTATTCCCACACGGCCCGCCACGCCGCCGCCCCGGGGCTCCCCGGCGCCAGCGGCGTCAGCATCGCGTGGCTCAGTTTCTCGTTCAGGTTGAAGACCTCCAGGAACGGCACTACCGCGAGCACCCCCTGCCTCGCGAACTGCCCGGCCCCCGCGGCCCCGCGCACCCCGGCCTCCAGAAACACCGTCAGGTGCCCCACCAGAAACACCCCCAGGCTCACCCCCACGCTGGCCGCCGCCGAAAGCCGTGTCGAGACCGCCGTCGCCACCGCCGCCAGAACACCCACCTGCAATATCACCAGCGCCAGGCCCGGCGTCACCGTCACCGTCTGCCCGAACTGCTTCTGCCGGAACGCCTCCACCTGCGACCCGATCCCCCCGTGGCGACCCGATCCCCCCGTGTATGTAGGCCCGCTCCAGCACCCCGGCATCCAACCGCACCCGATAATATACCGCGGCCATGAATACCACCCCCAGTACCGCCACTGCCACCAGCACCGTCGCCATCACCCCGAGGTATTTGCCCAGCACGAACTGCCACCGCCCCACGGCCTTGCTCAGCACCGTTAGGGCCGTCCGGTCCTCGACCTCGCTCGCGACGCTCG belongs to Planctomycetota bacterium and includes:
- a CDS encoding NAD(P)H-dependent oxidoreductase, with product MSEKRASRQGVKVVVLYSSLSGNTRAMAEHVAAGVHLVPGATARVMDAASLEMEALEKADGIAVGSPNYYSYPSGLVKHFFDLAFQNAAFKGKLYVAFSTHGGGGGVSAILDRLAKSLGLKRVGEGLDILGAPAGDQVKACRKLGQVLATASA